From Aspergillus luchuensis IFO 4308 DNA, chromosome 2, nearly complete sequence:
ACCAAAGATATGCTTCATATCAGCACAGGCATCGCGGTAGAGAATATCAACACTATCCTGATCGCGGAACGGATTGGGCGATTTGTCCCACGCATGGGGCGCCTTTTCGATCATCATGGCGCGGACATGTTTGTTGATATTCTGCAGACGTCGCACAAACACCTGGCCTTCCTTGAGAAGCATATCCCATTCGCAGatatagaagaaaatatcgTGCGGCAGGGCATCGGCGAGGATCTCATCCGTGGCGTGCACAGGCGACGCATAGGGCGAGACCCGCTCCTCGCGCGTAGGCAAGTAGGACTCATCGAAGAGGTcggtgaagaaggcgggGAGGGTCTTACTGGGCATGAGGCTCATGGCGCGACGATGGTCACGCGACTCTTCGAAGTCGAGAATTGGGTACCAGCAGAAGAGGGCGACGATGTTGAGTTCGCtggtggaggcggcggaTACTAGTTGCTGGGTGGAGTCGTAGGGGCCCAAATTGGGCGGACTGCTGCGAGGTTCGAGGGCGTCTTGTAGGTcgcgttgctgctgctgttgctgctcacTGAGGATactgcggaggcggaggggtaCGGTGATGGCGAGGTTACCACCAGCGGAGAAGCCGGACAGGGCGATGCGCGAGACGTCCAAGCCCAGCTCGACGGCGTGGGCAGCGAGATACTGCAGGGCGAGGACGCCGTCGTCAACGGCGGCGGGAAACGGATGTTCGGGAGCACGACGGTATCCGACGCTGACCAGCACGGCACCGACTTCCCCGAGCACACACTGCGCCCAGCGACTGTCATCCGTGGGGCATCCTAGCGTGAAGCCTCCTCCATGGAAATTGACCACGACGGGCAGGCGACGACCTTCTTTGCGAGTGATGGGGTAGTTGGGTGGCGTGTAGAAGCAGAGACGGATCTGACCCGAACCGGTGGGAATAGTGCGAACAAAGGCAGGCCGCGGAGGTCGCGGAGGAGTGACATCGTGCAGGAACATGCCAATGCGCATTAAAAAGCGCCAGATAATGGCTTGGACATAGAGCCACCAGCGGGAAGACGGCATTGGTGAGATGGCCATATAGCGGAGAGAAGCGTTCCAGAAAGGTAAGTTGTGAAAAGAGAGTTACGAGAGATCCGAGGCAGGGCAGGAACAgacggggaagagaagagggagagagagtgagtgtGAGGCAAAGAGGTTAACTCTGATGATAACTCCGAGGGAGCGGCCGGAAAGTCGGAGGCAACCCAAACCTGACCTGACCTTCCGTTCAAGAATAGCAATCAGTTGATTGGAATGAAAGGCGATTAATTTACGTTTGGAGAGGGATTAAGGGCCGTTTGATCCACGGAAAGCAGCtgccgaggaagacgaaagaTCCAAAGTAAGAAGAAGCCAAGAGATGATGGTCGGGATGACACAGAAAAGTAGTCATGCAGTTCATGCAAGAAGTTgacaaggaaaaagaagggggaATTAGAATTGGGAATGAGAACCGCTCTATTAGTTGGCCAAAAAAGAGTCTTGGACCACATCATCGGTCCTTCATTCCTGAACTGGACCCTGTTTCCACTACTCTGTAATCTTTGATTATTACATAGTATTTTAATTGATATCCCGGGTTTTTGCATCATCACAAGCATGACATCACTGCCTCGGGATCGACCCGCCAGCCTTTATTTGCTCCCTcgtatttcttcttttactttGCACGCTTATGCTGTTAATAATTCGACTCCTTCTCTCACATTCTGGCCAACTCTTGGGTTTGTAAGGCCCCTGCTAAGCTCTCCTACTAACCTTAATTGTCTTGGAAAACCCTGGGCCCAACCCAACTCTTCCTTCTACTTATAAGCGCTGACGGtcaccctctctccccctccatcctcctcccccctctcatcTGCCCCCGTCATTGACGGtcattcttcctcatctttaCCCATTCAATCCTATTTATCACATCACATGGGAGTTGACTCCCACCCTCCCGCCCCCATCATGTCTATCAAACGTGCGCTCTCCAAGATTGTACCCAACAAGTCGTCTCCCGACGATGAGTCGAGTCACAGTACCCCGGCCTCGGCTGCATCCATGTCTCCCCGCCGCAGCATCCTCAGCAACTTCCTGCGCGATCGCGACtatgcctcttcctccgatgACGGCTCCGATGACTCTTCGTCGCCtggcagcatcagcaagaaTCAGCAGAAACGCCTGGCACGTAAACAGCGCAAAGAGAAGTCCCGCCTGAGCGAGGAGCGTCATTCCGACGAATCCGATTCGCGTCGGAAGGAGGAAGTCGCCAATGCCACCCGCGAGGAGACCTCGGAGATGAAGGCTCGCTATGGCGAATTGCCGCTGATACAGTCCCGGACACGCCCTCGTGAGGTCCGTACCAATCTAGATGCCATCTCCGAGTCCTTGGTGGGCCAGCAGATCTGTTTTACAGCTCGTCTACATATCATCCGCCGCATGAGTGCCAAGCTGGTCTTCCTTGTGTTCCGCCAGCAGCTGCTCACCTTCCAGGGTGTTCTGCATGAGGAGGCAGGTGTCAAGTCCATCGCCATGATTCACTGGGCCGAGCATCTGCGTTTGGGTTCCATTGTCCGTGTGCGGGGAACCATTCAGAAGCCTCAGGTGCCGATCTTGGGCTGTACCATCCACGACGTCGAGATCTCCATCGACGAGCTGCACCAGGTCGTGCGTCGCGAGGAGCCTGTCCCATTTAGTATCTATGAGGCAGAGATCCAAACGGCCGAAGAGGAGCGCATCGAAGGCCGCCGCAGTCACATCCCCGATCGCGTTCGTCTCACCAATCGTCTACTCGACTTGCGTACCCCGACCTCTCAGTCCATCTTCCGCATTCAATCCGCCATCTGCAACCTCTTCCGATTCGCTCTCGATGAGCAAGGCTTCATGGAGATTCACACTCCCAAACTGCAAGGCTCTGCGACCGAGTCAGGCGCCAGTGTCTTCCACGTGCAGTACTTCGGGCGAGATGCTTTCCTGGCGCAGAGTCCACAGCTAGCCAAGCAGATGGCTATCGCCGCCGATTTCGGTCGTGTATACGAGATTGGTGCTGTGTTCCGAGCGGAGAATTCCAATACCCACCGCCATCTGACCGAGTATACTGGGTTGGATATCGAAATGGCCATTGAGGAGCACTACCATGAAATGTTGGAAGTGCTGGATGCCGTGATCAAGTCCATTCTTCAAGGTGTATATGGTCGCTACCGCCGCGAGGTGGAGACTGTGAAGCACCAATTCCCGTCAGAAGATGTTGTGTGGCTGGAGAAGACCCCCATCCTCCGCTTCTCGGACGGTATCAAGATGTTGAATGACTCCGGCTGGCGCGACGAGGATGGCAACCCGCtgcccgaggatgaggacctCCACACTCGCGATGAGATTCGCCTGGGTGAGTTGGTCAAGGAGAAATATGGCACCGACTATTACATCCTTGACAAATTCCCTGCCAGCGCACGTCCCTTTTATACCATGCCCGACCCCGAGGATGATCGATACACCAACTCGTTCGACATCTTCATTCGCGGTCAGGAGATCGTCTCTGGTGGCCAGCGTATCCACGACCCCCATATGCTCGAGGAGAACATGCGTCGCTCAGGCATCGACCCCGATACCATGGAAGATTATATGGAGGGCTTCCGCTGGGGTGCGCCACCCCACGCTGGAGCAGGTGTTGGTCTGGAGCGTCTGCTGATGCTACTTCTGAAACTGGGCAATATCCGCCTAgcatccctcttccctcgcGACCCCCGCAGCTTTCCGGCCAAGCCGGTGGCGGCACAGCTGCGGCACCCAGAGTCATCGACTATTGATCCTCCGTGGGCGCGCGACAGGAAGGGTGCCATCGCACAGGATACGAGTCAGCTTCAGCCGCTCGAGCATCTCATTGCCAATTACGGCGATGCTACCTCCACTTCCTGGGGCGATGAGCGCTTCAAGATCTGGCGTGACATGGGCACGGGTGCCGCTATCTCCTACgtgcccagcagcagcaactatGTGATCATTCCTGGCAACCCCTTGTGCGATCCCAAGCAGTACCGCCAAGTGATCACACAGTTCCTGCAGTGGCTGCGGCGCGAGACCAAGTACAAGCCCGTCTGGCTGCTCTGTTCCGCCGAAGTTGAGACCATCCTGGGCGAGCGCATGGGCTGGCGAACGCTATCCTGCATTGCCGAGGAGCGCGTAAATCCAGCTCGCAACATGGCAGCCTCGGACGGCGAAATCGCCCGCAAGATTCGACACGCCGAAAGCGAAGGCGTCAAGCTTGTGACCGTGAACAGAGGCGAGATGGTCTCCGACGAGGTCCGCCAGAAGATCGACCAGCGCGTCCAGGACTGGCTCAACAACCGCAAGGGCACACAGGTACACTTGTCCGAGATCCGCCCCTGGCGCGATCCCGAGCACCGCTGGTACTTCTATGCCGTCGACAAGGAGGGCACCATCTGCGCCTTCGTCGCCCTGGCCACGCTCGCCCCCGTCCACGGCATGCAGATCAAATACAGCTTCGACTTCCCGGGCTCTCCCAACGGCGTTATCGAACACATTGTCACCCACGCCATTCAAacagccgccgccgctggcGTCAAATCCTTCACATTCGGCGCCGGCGCCATGTCCTCGCTGACCCCCGGCCATAACCTCCGCGGCGCGCGCATCAAGATGCTCCAGCACACCTACGACACCATGGCCAAGCAGTTCCATCTGGTGCGCAAGAGTGAGTTCCGGGCTAAGCTTGGCGCCGAGGACGACCCGCTCTACATCGCTTATCCGCCGCACGGCCTGGGCAGTAAGGGTATGCGTGCGGTGCTGCATTTCTTTGAAGATTGATCAATCTACCAACGATCTTGAATATCCTCTCTACTCTATTTACTAATATTGAAATGAAATCATGGCGTGTTTGTTATAAAGATCTGACTACAGGTAGATCTATGTGGCTTTTGGATGTGTTTCGTTTATGTCATGTTTGTGTGTTTCATTTGcttgggatggatggttcGCATTAGATATTCCCCCTATTGTTTTTGTTGTCTTGGTCGTGGAGCGATGGATATGACTGTATGTTTTGGGGCTCTTTTTGTTCTGTGTTTCCTCTCGTTTTTGAATGTGCTTTCCTACAAAGACGGTATGATAGACGCAGCGCCTGTGTAATGAAGCCatgttgtatgtatgtatgtctgtATGGATGTCCTTGATGttggaaaaaagaaagaatgtcATGATAATTTGTCACTAAATCTGGGTAAATTGATAATATGTAAACAATAATCATACAGGTGCCGAAAGTAGTAATATACCACTATGCAAATCTCATCCACAGTAATCATCATGCACGCATGTATATACCTGTTCAAGGAAAGATCATAAATCACCgcaccttcttcccctctctcgccccatctactactacctccccatccccatccacatcctcatctccctcctccttctccctctcctcagccatatcatccaccactctccccaactccccaaccacccacTTCCCAACCAAAACAGCCACCACAGCCACAATCACCCCGTAGCACGCCGTCGGCACCAACGACCTCGGAAACACATTCCCCAGAAACGGATCCAGAATCACATCCACCGCCACGGGCGGCACATGTGTCATGAGCTCCTTATCCGTGGTGTAGTAGTCTGCCGCGGCGCGGATACGTAGGAATAGAACAGAGTCTGTGATGGGCTCGTTGCTGTCGAGAGGGATTTCGGGGttgaagttggtggtggttgtgtcgtCGAGGTCGAGGTTGAGTTCGGAGTTTGGAGTGCTGGCGAGGCGCAGGGAGGAGTAGTTTGTTatagaggagaggaggaaggtgtCTGAGAGGGCGTGCGAGAGGGTGTATGTTGTTAGGGTGAAGGATGTtggttgcttttttttttatatatagagtTAGTATAGACTAGGTATGAGGGTAGatgggtgggtttggggttCAGTGGGGAtagggtggaggggatggaggggtcaCGTACAGTTGCTAGCCAGCATATGCGTACTTCATAGCGTCGACCAGGCGTGAGGTTTTGGAGGAAAAACCAGGATTCGGTTCCTGGTGAGGACTGGGTTGGGAAGGATGCGTTGAGGTGTGtgcggaggatggggtgggagggggagaggcgCGCGAGACCTAGGTCGTCGATTGGGGGATGTGGGGTTGGAATTGTGGTAGGGGGAGGGGCTAGGAAGATGGTTTTCTCAACGTTGGCGGTTGCGAGGGtcgtgaagaggaggaaagctAGGAGGAGGTAAGGGATAGAGGAGGGGAcatggcgggggaggaggggaagggtgAGAGGcattgttggttggttatggTCGATGAGGGGGTGTTTCGTAGTGTGTAGTATGTTTTATATGGTCATTGTTGGAGGTATAGTGGGAGAAAAGCTGGAATGGGCCTGCGGTGTTGCGTTAGAGGACTTGATGTCGTGTGAGAAATGTGGGATTGGGATAGGTACTTGTCTGAAGCTTTTTGCTGGAGATCTAGATCGGAGCTGCGGTGGaaggtggaagatggaataTCCTTGATATTTTGATTTCAGGGATATCCCTGTTTGATATGGCAGTATAGGTTAAAGAGTCAGAAGGTgtaggacgaggatgagggatCAATTGAGAGAAGAAAACATGGCAATGGCATTGGTAATGGTGGTGAGCAACCCATGGACTGCGATGATCCGGCTGATGTTCGGCGATCTTTCGTCATGCCGTCACTGCTCTACACGTGACCAGATCTTAACCGGAACAGGGTGCTGACTCAGCTGTTGACCGCCAGGTGGGCAGCAGCCAATAAGAAGGCCCATAGCCCAACGCGACCCAACGGACGGATCAACCACGGCGGCATCGTTGGGTTGACAGCGCATGAAAGACCACAACAAATCGAGTCGACCGATTCTCGTCCTGCTCCTCCATTGTCACTAACCAAACAGTTCCCCAGGGTTCGtggcctctccctcccttccccccccgtTTTTACTAATTTCCCACCTgttccctttcccttgaatcttcctttccctccctcttcatccaattcACCATCTCCAATTAACCCCCTTTCGTGCCCTGTGTTGTGGTGGCTCGTTAGGTTACTAACTTTACCCCTGAAACCCCCGTACAGATCGCCCTTGggtattttaatttttccTCTGTCCACATTCCACGCCCACTCCGTGTCCCTCCATCAATCACTATCTGAAACTTATCAATTCGACTCGCCAAAATGAGAGAAGTTATTTCTTTGAACGGTGTGTGCCCAATCCCTCCCTCGCCGCCACTTGATTTTTCGCGTGGGCACTAATGTTTGTGTTTCCCCCCTCACAGTTGGTCAGGCTGGTTGCCAGATCGCCAACTCCTGCTGGGAGGTATGTTTAAACAGGGGAAATCGACCCCTCCTTCTCTGAAACAATATTTTGAAGTCAACAACATGGGCATATGCCATGAATTATGGGGATAAACAGTGGACTAACGATGTTGTTCAGCTCTACTGCCTTGAGCACGGTATCCAGGTATGTGAAAACAAACGCCTAGGCACGCCTTTGTCGAGCGTTGCCACTCCACATCGATGAGCAATCCCACTGACCTTTGCTTGTTGATGCCAGGCCGACGGTTACTTGACCGAGGAGCGCAAGAAGGATGACCCCGACCACGGTTTcagcaccttcttctccgagacTGGTACGTTTCCATAGCTCTCCCCGCTCAGTGCACCCTGCTCTCCTTTCGCCTGCAGCCCACCCTAACAAATTGTGATGTATAGGTCAGGGCAAGTACGTTCCTCGCACCATCTACTGCGACCTTGAGCCCAATGTTGTCGATGAGGTCCGCACCGGTACCTACCGCAGTCTTTTCCACCCCGAGAACATGATCACTGGCAAGGAGGATGCCTCGAACAACTATGCCCGTGGTCACTACACCGTCGGCAAGGAGATGATCGACCAGGTCCTCGACAAGGTCCGCCGTGTTGCCGACAACTGCGCCGGTCTCCAGGGTTTCCTggtcttccactccttcggTGGTGGTACCGGTTCCGGTTTTGGTGCTCTCCTGATGGAGCGTCTGTCCGTTGACTATGGCAAGAAGTCCAAGCTGGAATTCTGCGTCTACCCTGCTCCCCAGAACGCCACCTCCGTTGTTGAGCCCTACAACTctatcctcaccacccacaccaccctTGAGCACTCCGACTGCAGTTTCATGGTTGACAACGAGGCCATCTACGACATCTGCCGCCGCAACCTCGGTATTGAACGCCCCAGTTATGAGAACCTCAACCGCCTGATTGCCCAGGTTGTCTCTTCCATCACCGCTTCTCTCCGTTTCGACGGTTCCCTCAACGTCGATCTCAACGAGTTCCAGACCAACCTGGTCCCCTACCCCCGTATCCACTTCCCTCTGGTGGCCTACGCCCCCGTCATCTCCGCGGACAAGGCTTCCCACGAGTCCAACTCCGTCAGCGAGATCACCATGAGCTGCTTTGAGCCCAACAACCAGATGGTTAAGTGTGATCCCCGCAACGGCAAGTACATGGCCACTTGCCTGCTGTACCGTGGTGATGTCGTCCCCAAGGAGACCCACGCTGCCGTCGCCACGCTCAAGACCAAGCGCACCATCCAGTTCGTCGACTGGTGCCCTACTGGTTTCAAGATCGGTATCTGCTACCAGCCTCCCCAGCAGGTCCCCAACGGCGACCTTGCCAACCTCAAGCGCGCTGTGTAAGTTCTTCTCCATTTTATATGCTTCTTTTCAAAGAAGTAAAAAAGCTAACGGAAAACCATTATAGCTGCATGCtgtccaacaccaccgccatctccgaGGCCTGGTCCGCTCTTGACCACAAGTTTGACCTCATGTACTCCAAGCGTGCTTTCGTCCACTGGTACGTTGGTGAGGGtatggaggagggtgaatTCTCCGAGGCCCGTGAGGACCTGGCTGCCCTCGAGCGCGATTATGAGGAGGTTGCCAGCGACtccctggaggaggaggttgaggccGAGTACTAGATCTGACCGAATTTTGGGCGGGAGTCCCGCGGGGGGTCCGGCCGGGCCGTCCGGGTGGAAGCCGTGGCTGGCCCTGAAGCCGTGTGAATTGATCCGTTGGGGCAAGGCGTTGGCCAAGGTTGTATACCCAAAACAGCAGCGGGACTCTGGCTGCATGCAAATAGGAAGGAGAAGCTTGGCTCCGTAGTACAGactatgttttctttttgtctgagtatattttctaatatccCTTGAAGCAGCGCTGAAATTTACTCGCTCGTTCGAACCACATGTGCAGGATTTTTGGGCGCCTAAGAGAATTGTAATCTACATTTTGCAGGTTTCGAGCGAATTGATGATTATCCCTGTAGTGGTAAaatgagaagaaaatgaCGATGAGCGAGGATATGAAGCTGTTACCCGTACTCTCCCGTGGTTCGTATTGCATGGCGAAAGGGAGTGAATGGGGCTAGAGAATAGGAGGGATGGCTTTGGAGATGGGAAAGTAAACTCTATGAGGTCCTACTTTAAATTACGCCACATCCAGAAAAGGAGGAACAGCTTCCGCGGAGGGGCATACATCAGTCGGATTCGTGCCGACCGGGTGAGCCTCCAGGGAGTAAGTACTTAATCATCCATGGACCCtggagggtggagagagaCTGGGAAATGAACTGGACTGACGTCGGTAGTACTTGAGTGATTGAGTGAGTGACTGACCGCCCGGGGGGGAgcatagtagcagtagcagtggCAGTTAATTAATGTAGGAGCTGTCCGTCTCTGGCTGGGCCGCCCCTCTGCCTGCGGTGCTCGGCTCGCTTTAGTTACTCTCTGGTCGCCAgttcctccctcctcctacttactcctcctgctcccccttctcccctaattttattaacttCTGGGTTTActattcctttttttatttttttttccttccccctcggACTTGTCCTCATTCTTCAGTTGTCGGACCTTCCcattccccctcttctttgtGGCTTCTGGCAATCCTGCCTCGCgacattctccctcccccccgttTACTAAGTTCCCCTCAgaagagctgctgctgccgccttGGCCATCCATGCCCCGTGCTGTCTTCCACCTTCAAGGTTGACAGCCGTCTCTCCTGCTCTGCTTCAACACTCCCCCGTCCGGAATTTCTCGGTCAATTATTTGGCGCACAGCGTTTCTACGGAAGGGAGGCTAGCTCCTCCTGAGCTATAATAATGGCTGATAACGGTGAGTCCCCGTGTCCTGGCTGCACAATTGTCGTCCGCCCGAGCTCTCAGGGGACAACGGCCCAACCCCGTCGAATACGATGACGACCGAACAACGGAACTGACGGatgctctcttctcccctaaAACAGCTCGGAATCTCAATCTCAACCTGACTCCGGAGGAGAAACGGGTCTTTTATCAACTCTTCCAGGCCGCCGATACCACCAACCTCGGCGTCATCACCGGCGAGGTCGCGGTTCCTTTCTTCGAGAAGACCCAGTTGGCCCCGGAAACCCTCGGCTTGGTATGTCGTTGCCTACCACTCTCGGGGAAAGCTTTCCCCCGCGCACATCGCAATCGGATTCGGACGACTAACTGGATCATGGCGACGTGATACAGATATGGCAGATCGCAGACAAGGAAAACCGGGGTCTATTGACCCCTTCTGGGTTTGGTGTCGTCATGCGGCTGATCGGACACGCTCAGGCGGGTCGCGCACCTACAGAGGAACTGGCCTTTCAACGTGAGTGAACGCTAGGTGCTCGTTCTGGCCCCGATAGAACAAAAATTCAGAGTGCAACCTTTGCTGACATTGCTCGCCGTTGCAGCTGGACCCCTGCCCAAGTTTGAAGGGATCGTTGTCGATGCCACCCCGAATCCGCGTGAAGCAGGCACTACCAGCCCTACTCCAGGCGCAAACGCGCCGATCCGGGTCCCTCCGCTGAACCCCGACGATGTGAACAAGTTCTTGTCGCTGTTTGAGAAATCGGATGTGTCCAAAAGTGGGGTACTTCCAGGTACATACATATGCCCCTCCAGCCAGCGCCCCGAGGCCGACAAGCCGTGGACACAGTCGCTAACAAGATCATCATGACAGGCGAGACAGCTAAGCAGATCTTCGAGCGTGCGCGGTTACCGAACGAGATCCTTGGTCGCATCTGGAACCTGGCGGATAGAAGGCAACAGGGTGCTCTAGATGCTACGGAATTTGTCATTGCCATGCACCTCCTTACGTCCTACAAGTCCGGTGCGATGAGGGGAATTCCTCAGACACTTCCACCCGCTCTCTATGATGCTGCC
This genomic window contains:
- a CDS encoding uncharacterized protein (COG:S;~EggNog:ENOG410PQZA;~InterPro:IPR019433;~SECRETED:SignalP(1-32);~TransMembrane:1 (n19-27c32/33o221-243i)), which translates into the protein MPLTLPLLPRHVPSSIPYLLLAFLLFTTLATANVEKTIFLAPPPTTIPTPHPPIDDLGLARLSPSHPILRTHLNASFPTQSSPGTESWFFLQNLTPGRRYEVRICWLATQPTSFTLTTYTLSHALSDTFLLSSITNYSSLRLASTPNSELNLDLDDTTTTNFNPEIPLDSNEPITDSVLFLRIRAAADYYTTDKELMTHVPPVAVDVILDPFLGNVFPRSLVPTACYGVIVAVVAVLVGKWVVGELGRVVDDMAEEREKEEGDEDVDGDGEVVVDGAREGKKVR
- a CDS encoding uncharacterized protein (CAZy:CE10;~COG:V;~EggNog:ENOG410PN60;~InterPro:IPR029058,IPR013094;~MEROPS:MER0042911;~PFAM:PF07859;~SECRETED:SignalP(1-17);~TransMembrane:1 (i12-30o);~go_function: GO:0016787 - hydrolase activity [Evidence IEA]) translates to MAISPMPSSRWWLYVQAIIWRFLMRIGMFLHDVTPPRPPRPAFVRTIPTGSGQIRLCFYTPPNYPITRKEGRRLPVVVNFHGGGFTLGCPTDDSRWAQCVLGEVGAVLVSVGYRRAPEHPFPAAVDDGVLALQYLAAHAVELGLDVSRIALSGFSAGGNLAITVPLRLRSILSEQQQQQQRDLQDALEPRSSPPNLGPYDSTQQLVSAASTSELNIVALFCWYPILDFEESRDHRRAMSLMPSKTLPAFFTDLFDESYLPTREERVSPYASPVHATDEILADALPHDIFFYICEWDMLLKEGQVFVRRLQNINKHVRAMMIEKAPHAWDKSPNPFRDQDSVDILYRDACADMKHIFGA
- the TUB1 gene encoding tubulin alpha chain (COG:Z;~EggNog:ENOG410PFTH;~InterPro:IPR023123,IPR008280,IPR036525,IPR037103, IPR000217,IPR018316,IPR003008,IPR002452,IPR017975;~PFAM:PF03953,PF00091;~go_component: GO:0005874 - microtubule [Evidence IEA];~go_function: GO:0003924 - GTPase activity [Evidence IEA];~go_function: GO:0005200 - structural constituent of cytoskeleton [Evidence IEA];~go_function: GO:0005525 - GTP binding [Evidence IEA];~go_process: GO:0007017 - microtubule-based process [Evidence IEA]): MREVISLNVGQAGCQIANSCWELYCLEHGIQADGYLTEERKKDDPDHGFSTFFSETGQGKYVPRTIYCDLEPNVVDEVRTGTYRSLFHPENMITGKEDASNNYARGHYTVGKEMIDQVLDKVRRVADNCAGLQGFLVFHSFGGGTGSGFGALLMERLSVDYGKKSKLEFCVYPAPQNATSVVEPYNSILTTHTTLEHSDCSFMVDNEAIYDICRRNLGIERPSYENLNRLIAQVVSSITASLRFDGSLNVDLNEFQTNLVPYPRIHFPLVAYAPVISADKASHESNSVSEITMSCFEPNNQMVKCDPRNGKYMATCLLYRGDVVPKETHAAVATLKTKRTIQFVDWCPTGFKIGICYQPPQQVPNGDLANLKRAVCMLSNTTAISEAWSALDHKFDLMYSKRAFVHWYVGEGMEEGEFSEAREDLAALERDYEEVASDSLEEEVEAEY
- the erdS gene encoding aspartyl-tRNA synthetase, cytoplasmic (COG:J;~EggNog:ENOG410PFAW;~InterPro:IPR006195,IPR024320,IPR012340,IPR004364, IPR004523,IPR002312;~PFAM:PF00152,PF09924;~go_component: GO:0005737 - cytoplasm [Evidence IEA];~go_function: GO:0000166 - nucleotide binding [Evidence IEA];~go_function: GO:0004812 - aminoacyl-tRNA ligase activity [Evidence IEA];~go_function: GO:0004815 - aspartate-tRNA ligase activity [Evidence IEA];~go_function: GO:0005524 - ATP binding [Evidence IEA];~go_process: GO:0006418 - tRNA aminoacylation for protein translation [Evidence IEA];~go_process: GO:0006422 - aspartyl-tRNA aminoacylation [Evidence IEA]), which translates into the protein MGVDSHPPAPIMSIKRALSKIVPNKSSPDDESSHSTPASAASMSPRRSILSNFLRDRDYASSSDDGSDDSSSPGSISKNQQKRLARKQRKEKSRLSEERHSDESDSRRKEEVANATREETSEMKARYGELPLIQSRTRPREVRTNLDAISESLVGQQICFTARLHIIRRMSAKLVFLVFRQQLLTFQGVLHEEAGVKSIAMIHWAEHLRLGSIVRVRGTIQKPQVPILGCTIHDVEISIDELHQVVRREEPVPFSIYEAEIQTAEEERIEGRRSHIPDRVRLTNRLLDLRTPTSQSIFRIQSAICNLFRFALDEQGFMEIHTPKLQGSATESGASVFHVQYFGRDAFLAQSPQLAKQMAIAADFGRVYEIGAVFRAENSNTHRHLTEYTGLDIEMAIEEHYHEMLEVLDAVIKSILQGVYGRYRREVETVKHQFPSEDVVWLEKTPILRFSDGIKMLNDSGWRDEDGNPLPEDEDLHTRDEIRLGELVKEKYGTDYYILDKFPASARPFYTMPDPEDDRYTNSFDIFIRGQEIVSGGQRIHDPHMLEENMRRSGIDPDTMEDYMEGFRWGAPPHAGAGVGLERLLMLLLKLGNIRLASLFPRDPRSFPAKPVAAQLRHPESSTIDPPWARDRKGAIAQDTSQLQPLEHLIANYGDATSTSWGDERFKIWRDMGTGAAISYVPSSSNYVIIPGNPLCDPKQYRQVITQFLQWLRRETKYKPVWLLCSAEVETILGERMGWRTLSCIAEERVNPARNMAASDGEIARKIRHAESEGVKLVTVNRGEMVSDEVRQKIDQRVQDWLNNRKGTQVHLSEIRPWRDPEHRWYFYAVDKEGTICAFVALATLAPVHGMQIKYSFDFPGSPNGVIEHIVTHAIQTAAAAGVKSFTFGAGAMSSLTPGHNLRGARIKMLQHTYDTMAKQFHLVRKSEFRAKLGAEDDPLYIAYPPHGLGSKGMRAVLHFFED